From a single Collimonas pratensis genomic region:
- a CDS encoding helix-turn-helix domain-containing protein → MSEPEQLRPTAVDEVLDFANAAEQAPSTVGRATLGSQLAAKREQLGWAVAEVASHLKLAPRQIEAMEADNYAALPTMVMTRGFIRSYAKLLDLDVSDALAAISPAAAAQPVRASTHGQLSTPFSESRFSLMGRNKFAYKWLVVLAVLLLLLAVAIRLDVLPVLQNTLQSLTEKSARSATAASEEAAAAASTGTDTQAADKEANAALTAAPAAAAADGAAVTGAGVNAAVTAPVAANAAPVAGKSAVNPATAGGGELSLNFRQDSWVDVKRADNTVLISRLVKAGSTETVDMSQPVSIIIGNIAGVDATLRGAPLDLKAGSKTNVARLNLK, encoded by the coding sequence ATGAGTGAGCCGGAACAGTTGAGACCGACTGCTGTCGACGAAGTGCTTGATTTCGCCAATGCAGCTGAGCAGGCGCCGAGCACCGTCGGCCGGGCCACGCTCGGCAGCCAGCTGGCCGCCAAGCGCGAGCAGCTTGGCTGGGCGGTGGCGGAAGTCGCCAGCCATCTGAAGCTGGCGCCGCGCCAGATCGAAGCAATGGAAGCCGACAACTACGCCGCCTTGCCGACCATGGTGATGACGCGCGGCTTTATTCGTTCCTATGCCAAATTGCTGGACCTGGACGTGAGCGATGCCTTGGCCGCGATTTCGCCGGCAGCGGCAGCGCAGCCGGTGCGCGCGAGCACGCATGGCCAGCTGTCTACACCCTTTTCGGAATCCCGTTTCAGTTTGATGGGGCGCAATAAGTTTGCCTATAAATGGCTGGTCGTGCTGGCGGTGCTGTTGTTGCTGCTGGCCGTGGCGATACGGCTTGATGTGCTGCCGGTGCTGCAGAATACCTTGCAATCGCTGACCGAAAAATCTGCCAGGTCGGCGACTGCTGCCAGCGAAGAAGCTGCCGCTGCCGCATCCACTGGCACGGATACCCAGGCCGCCGACAAAGAAGCGAATGCAGCCTTGACGGCTGCGCCTGCCGCCGCTGCAGCCGATGGCGCAGCAGTGACCGGCGCCGGCGTCAATGCGGCGGTAACTGCCCCGGTTGCGGCCAATGCCGCGCCAGTGGCAGGCAAGTCCGCCGTCAACCCGGCAACGGCCGGCGGCGGTGAATTGAGCTTGAACTTCCGCCAGGATTCGTGGGTCGATGTCAAGCGCGCTGACAACACCGTGCTGATTTCGCGCCTGGTGAAGGCCGGCAGCACGGAAACGGTAGACATGTCGCAGCCGGTCAGCATCATCATCGGCAATATCGCCGGGGTTGACGCCACCTTGCGCGGCGCGCCGCTGGACCTGAAAGCCGGGTCCAAGACCAATGTCGCCAGACTGAACTTGAAATAA
- the pilW gene encoding type IV pilus biogenesis/stability protein PilW, whose protein sequence is MAGLSGCANPPVSSDQQSGSTRELATSSDQTEAQRRAGIRLQLAVGYYEQRQLEVALDEIKQALAADPEMADAYSVRGLIYMDMGENRLADENFQRALRLDPNNPDFANNYGWFLCQNGRVKESIPHFQTALKSRTYQSPAKALTNAGVCSLKLNDTAAAERYLLQAFQFDASNPLTNAKLAQLEYDRNDYERARFYIGLVLKTDVQNAEALWTAIKVERKLGDTAAEASLVTQLRRRFAGSPEFAAYQRGAFNE, encoded by the coding sequence ATGGCCGGCCTGAGCGGCTGCGCCAACCCGCCTGTGAGTAGCGACCAGCAGAGCGGGTCCACCCGCGAGCTGGCGACCAGCTCTGACCAGACCGAGGCGCAACGCCGTGCCGGCATCCGCTTGCAGCTGGCGGTCGGCTATTACGAGCAGCGCCAGCTGGAAGTAGCGCTGGACGAGATCAAGCAGGCGCTGGCCGCCGATCCCGAAATGGCCGATGCCTACAGCGTGCGCGGCCTGATCTATATGGATATGGGCGAGAACCGGCTGGCCGACGAAAATTTCCAGCGCGCCCTGCGGCTGGATCCGAACAATCCGGATTTTGCCAACAATTATGGCTGGTTCCTATGCCAGAACGGCCGCGTCAAGGAATCGATTCCGCATTTCCAGACCGCCTTGAAGAGCCGTACTTACCAGTCGCCGGCCAAGGCGCTGACCAACGCCGGTGTCTGCAGTCTGAAATTGAACGATACGGCGGCGGCAGAGCGTTATCTGCTGCAGGCCTTCCAGTTTGATGCCAGCAATCCGCTGACCAACGCCAAGCTGGCGCAACTGGAATACGATCGCAACGATTATGAGCGGGCCCGGTTTTATATCGGACTCGTATTGAAAACAGATGTGCAGAATGCAGAAGCATTATGGACAGCAATCAAAGTGGAGCGCAAGTTGGGTGACACAGCTGCAGAAGCAAGTTTGGTGACGCAATTACGCCGTCGTTTTGCCGGCTCCCCGGAATTCGCAGCTTATCAGCGCGGAGCGTTCAATGAGTGA
- the rlmN gene encoding 23S rRNA (adenine(2503)-C(2))-methyltransferase RlmN gives MTTLTNLLDLDPAQLTAYCGELGEKPFRAKQLLRWIHQFGAHDFDAMTDLAKSLRDKLATRAMIAAPAVISDHTSTDGTRKWLLDVGQGNAVETVFIPEENRGTLCISTQAGCAVNCRFCSTGKQGFSRNLTVGEIIGQLWMAEFELRKSKGVEPGHKGERQITNVVMMGMGEPLLNYEPTVTALKLMLDDNAYGLSRRRVTLSTSGVVPMIDKLSQDCAVAMAVSLHASNDTLRDGLVPLNKKYPLRELMAACKRYLEFAPRDFITFEYCMLDDVNDTDAHARELIALVQGHGGGPVVPCKFNLIPFNPFPESGLKRSNNPRIKAFAQILMDAGIVTTVRKTRGDDIDAACGQLAGEVQDRTRVQERMQKMTEYQQKFGKNFGRIIEVSE, from the coding sequence GGAGAAGCCATTCCGCGCCAAACAATTATTGCGCTGGATTCATCAATTCGGCGCGCACGATTTCGATGCAATGACCGATCTGGCCAAATCATTGCGTGACAAGCTGGCGACCCGGGCGATGATCGCCGCGCCTGCCGTGATCAGCGATCACACCTCGACCGACGGCACCCGCAAGTGGCTGCTCGACGTCGGCCAGGGCAATGCGGTGGAGACGGTGTTCATCCCCGAAGAAAACCGCGGTACCTTGTGTATTTCGACCCAGGCCGGCTGTGCTGTCAACTGCCGTTTTTGTTCTACCGGCAAGCAAGGCTTCAGCCGCAACCTGACCGTCGGTGAAATCATCGGCCAGTTGTGGATGGCTGAATTTGAGCTGCGCAAATCCAAAGGCGTCGAGCCCGGCCATAAAGGCGAGCGCCAGATCACCAACGTGGTGATGATGGGCATGGGCGAGCCTTTGCTGAACTATGAGCCGACAGTGACGGCGCTCAAGCTGATGCTGGACGATAACGCCTATGGCCTGTCGCGCCGCCGCGTGACGCTGTCCACCAGCGGCGTGGTGCCGATGATCGACAAGCTGTCGCAGGATTGCGCGGTGGCGATGGCGGTATCGTTGCATGCCTCCAACGATACCTTGCGCGACGGCCTGGTGCCGCTCAACAAGAAATACCCCTTGCGCGAACTGATGGCGGCCTGCAAGCGCTATCTGGAATTCGCGCCGCGCGATTTCATCACGTTTGAATACTGCATGCTGGATGACGTCAACGATACCGACGCCCACGCGCGCGAACTGATCGCCCTGGTGCAGGGCCACGGCGGCGGTCCAGTGGTGCCATGCAAATTCAACCTGATTCCGTTTAACCCTTTCCCCGAGTCGGGCCTGAAGCGCTCGAATAATCCCCGGATCAAGGCCTTTGCCCAGATCCTGATGGATGCCGGCATTGTCACCACGGTGCGCAAGACGCGCGGCGACGATATCGATGCCGCCTGCGGCCAGCTGGCAGGGGAAGTGCAAGACCGTACTCGCGTGCAGGAACGCATGCAGAAAATGACCGAATATCAGCAGAAATTCGGGAAGAACTTTGGCCGCATCATCGAGGTGTCTGAGTGA
- the ispG gene encoding flavodoxin-dependent (E)-4-hydroxy-3-methylbut-2-enyl-diphosphate synthase — MNLPIGSGPSVRRLSRGAVISYGERKIVVGGGAPVVVQSMTNTDTADAIGTAIQVKDLARAGSELVRITVNNPEAAAAVPAIREQLDKMGIDVPLVGDFHYNGHTLLNDYPECAQALSKYRINPGNVGKGAKRDTQFAQMIEAACKYDKPVRIGVNWGSLDQALLARIMDENAARSQPWPAQAVMYEALVTSAIENAQRAEELGLAADRIILSCKVSGVQDLIAVYRELARRCDYPLHLGLTEAGMGSKGIVASTAALSVLLQEGIGDTIRISLTPEPGGDRTREVIVGQEILQTMGLRKFAPMVIACPGCGRTTSTVFQDLADKIQTYLRDQMPVWKKAYPGVEGMNVAVMGCIVNGPGESKHANIGISLPGTGESPAAPVFIDGEKKLTLRGERIAEEFQAVVLDYVKSHYGQPAA, encoded by the coding sequence ATGAATCTTCCGATCGGCTCAGGCCCCAGCGTACGACGTCTTAGCCGCGGCGCGGTGATCAGCTACGGCGAGCGCAAGATCGTGGTGGGCGGCGGCGCACCGGTAGTGGTGCAGTCGATGACCAATACCGATACCGCCGACGCTATCGGCACCGCGATCCAGGTCAAGGACCTGGCGCGCGCCGGTTCCGAACTGGTGCGGATTACTGTGAATAATCCGGAGGCGGCGGCGGCAGTGCCGGCGATCCGCGAGCAGTTGGACAAGATGGGCATCGATGTGCCGCTGGTGGGGGACTTCCATTACAACGGCCATACTTTGCTGAACGATTATCCTGAGTGCGCTCAGGCTTTGTCGAAATATCGCATCAACCCGGGCAATGTGGGCAAGGGCGCCAAGCGCGATACCCAGTTTGCCCAGATGATCGAAGCTGCCTGCAAGTACGACAAGCCGGTGCGTATCGGCGTCAACTGGGGCAGTCTAGATCAGGCGCTGCTGGCGCGCATCATGGACGAGAACGCGGCACGCAGCCAGCCATGGCCGGCGCAGGCGGTGATGTACGAAGCGCTGGTGACCTCGGCCATTGAAAATGCGCAGAGAGCGGAAGAGCTGGGCCTGGCCGCCGACCGGATTATCCTGTCATGCAAGGTGTCCGGCGTGCAGGACCTGATTGCGGTGTATCGGGAACTGGCACGCCGCTGCGACTATCCGCTGCACCTCGGATTGACCGAAGCTGGCATGGGCAGTAAAGGCATCGTCGCCTCGACTGCGGCCTTGTCGGTGCTGCTGCAGGAAGGCATAGGCGATACCATCCGCATTTCGCTGACGCCGGAACCGGGCGGCGACCGCACGCGCGAAGTGATCGTCGGCCAGGAAATCCTGCAGACCATGGGCTTGCGCAAGTTTGCGCCGATGGTGATTGCCTGTCCTGGTTGCGGTCGCACCACGTCGACTGTGTTCCAAGACCTGGCCGACAAGATCCAGACCTATCTGCGCGATCAGATGCCAGTCTGGAAAAAAGCCTATCCGGGTGTGGAAGGCATGAATGTGGCTGTCATGGGTTGTATCGTGAATGGCCCTGGCGAATCCAAGCATGCGAATATCGGCATCAGCTTGCCGGGCACCGGCGAATCGCCTGCGGCGCCGGTATTCATCGATGGCGAGAAGAAGCTGACGCTGCGTGGCGAGCGGATTGCCGAAGAATTCCAGGCAGTCGTGCTGGATTATGTGAAGAGCCATTACGGCCAGCCGGCCGCCTGA